The window GCTATTGGCCGTTTTCCTGCGGGTCGGCCAGCAGTTCGGCGACCCGTTCGACCGCTTGGCGCAAAGCCGCTTGCTCCGGACCGTGGCGCAGGATGTCCCGGGACGACGCGGGCAGCACGCCGGGCAGACCGGTACCGGCAGCAGTACCGAAGAGGGCCCTCAAATCGGCCACAGTCGCTCCCTGGGCCCCGAAGCCGGGCGCCAGCACCGGTCCGTTCAGCCGCGAGAGATCGAGTTCCCCCGGCGAGACGGTGGCCCCGACCACGACCCCCACATCGCCGAGCGGTTCCGAGGATGCGTTGAGCGCCGCCGCGGAATCGACGATCGACTGCGCCACCGTGCGGCCGTCGGGCAGCTTCGCGTTCTGCACGGCGGCCGCTTCGGGGTTCGAAGTCCGGGCAAGCACGAAGATGCCACGCCCCGCCGAGGCGGCCGTTTCGGCGCACGGGGCCACCGAGCCGAACCCGAGGTACGGCGAAACGGTGATCGCGTCGGCCGCGACCGCCGCCCCGTCGGCCACGTACGCCGCCGTGTACGCCGCCATCGTCGAGCCGATGTCGCCGCGCTTGACGTCCAGCAGCACCAGCGCGCCCGCCTCACGGGCCGTCTCGACGACCCGCTCCAGCACGCGGACGCCGGCCGCGCCGAAACTTTCGAAGAACGCCGATTGCGGCTTCACGATCGCCGTGCGCGCCGCCAGGACCTCCGTGGCGGACAGCGCGAACCGCTCCAGGCCCGAAGCGTCCACCGGGAGCCCCCAGGCCTCGAGGAGGCCCGGGTGGGGGTCGATCCCGGCGCACAGGGGGCCCCGGGACGCGACGGCCTTCGCCAGCCGCGCCCCGAACCGCTCCCGCGTGCTCACGACTTCGCCTTCAGCGCCGCCTGGAGCTCCTGCAGCGACTTGACGCCGATGTCGCCCCGGATCAGCGCTTCGATGCCGTGCACGGCCGCCGCGGCGCCCTGGACGGTCGTCACGCACGGGATGTCGCGCGACACCGCCGCGGTGCGGATCTCGTAGCCGTCGACGCGCGGACCGCTGTTGCCGTACGGCGTGTTGATCACCATGTCGACGCCGCCGTCGAGGATGACGTCCACGATGTTCGGCTCGGCTTC of the Amycolatopsis sp. NBC_01488 genome contains:
- the pyrF gene encoding orotidine-5'-phosphate decarboxylase gives rise to the protein MSTRERFGARLAKAVASRGPLCAGIDPHPGLLEAWGLPVDASGLERFALSATEVLAARTAIVKPQSAFFESFGAAGVRVLERVVETAREAGALVLLDVKRGDIGSTMAAYTAAYVADGAAVAADAITVSPYLGFGSVAPCAETAASAGRGIFVLARTSNPEAAAVQNAKLPDGRTVAQSIVDSAAALNASSEPLGDVGVVVGATVSPGELDLSRLNGPVLAPGFGAQGATVADLRALFGTAAGTGLPGVLPASSRDILRHGPEQAALRQAVERVAELLADPQENGQ